A genomic segment from Thamnophis elegans isolate rThaEle1 chromosome 3, rThaEle1.pri, whole genome shotgun sequence encodes:
- the SLC25A51 gene encoding solute carrier family 25 member 51 — MADSEDILLNKAKADQTANRIVKVNSGKHYLCGYCAAITNIAVTFPIQKVLFRQQLYGVRTRDAICQLQKDGLRNLYRGILPPLMQKSTTLALMFGLYEDLSSVLLRHISAPEIFARSLAAVLAGTTEAGLTPFERVQTLLQDYKHHDKFTNTYQAFRVLREHGAREYYRGLVPILLRNGPSNALFFGLRGPIKQCLPEATTYSTHLINDFICGGVLGAMLGFLFFPVNVVKARMQSQIGGEFQSFSTVFMKIWLERDRKLTHLFRGAHLNYHRSLISWGIINATYEFLLKLL, encoded by the coding sequence ATGGCGGATTCAGAAGACATTTTGCTTAACAAGGCAAAGGCAGATCAAACTGCTAATCGCATTGTAAAAGTTAACTCAGGCAAACATTACTTATGTGGTTATTGTGCAGCCATTACAAACATTGCAGTAACTTTCCCAATCCAGAAAGTCCTCTTTCGTCAACAGCTGTATGGGGTACGAACCAGAGATGCAATATGTCAGCTTCAGAAAGATGGACTCAGAAATTTGTACCGAGGTATCCTTCCTCCGCTGATGCAGAAGAGCACAACCTTGGCATTGATGTTTGGCCTATATGAAGATTTGTCTTCTGTGCTCCTCAGACACATAAGTGCGCCTGAAATCTTTGCCCGGAGCTTAGCAGCTGTGCTTGCTGGGACCACAGAAGCTGGCTTGACCCCTTTTGAGCGTGTGCAGACACTTCTGCAGGACTACAAACATCATGATAAATTTACAAACACCTACCAAGCATTCAGAGTTCTTCGAGAGCATGGGGCCAGGGAATATTATCGGGGCTTGGTGCCAATCCTACTTCGGAACGGTCCTAGCAATGCTCTCTTTTTTGGCCTGCGAGGGCCCATCAAGCAGTGCCTGCCAGAAGCAACAACTTACAGTACTCATCTGATCAATGATTTTATATGTGGCGGGGTATTGGGTGCTATGTTGGGGTTTCTGTTTTTCCCTGTGAATGTTGTCAAAGCCCGCATGCAGTCACAGATTGGTGGGGAATTCCAGTCTTTTTCCACAGTCTTTATGAAGATTTGGCTGGAGCGTGACAGGAAACTGACACATCTCTTCCGAGGGGCCCATCTAAATTATCACCGGTCCCTGATTTCTTGGGGAATAATTAACGCAACTTATGAATTCTTGCTTAAATTACTATAA
- the DCAF10 gene encoding DDB1- and CUL4-associated factor 10, with product MSWKTRWVPTPERSPPGDGDQSPPPSSSPPRAVSPKSPPASFTSTAPVSAPGGGLFSWVRERGLGHGGRCVEPARDTFRAMTRLYGAIQPADSVSPITRTHGAVFNLEYSPGGSVLTVACEQTEVLLFDPISSKHIKTLSTAHEDCVNNIRFLDNRLFATCSDDTTVALWDLRKLDSKVCTLHGHTSWVKNIEYDTNTRLLVTSGFDGNVIIWDTNRCTEDGCPHKKFFHTRFLMRMRLTPDCSKMLISTSSGYLLILHDLDLTKSLEVVSYPILRARRTTSNSDLASVTSPGPRSAESPGHQGDSGPRTEKHTVRVTQREGGSPRNSLEVLTPEVPGERDRGNCITSLQLHPKGWATLLRCSSNTDDQEWTCVYEFQEGAPVRPVSPRCSLRLTHCIEEANVGQGYIKELCFSPDGRMISSPHGYGIRLLGFDTQCSELIDCLPKEAAPLQEIRSLYSHGDVVLTTKFSPTHCQIASGCLSGRVSLYQPKF from the exons ATGAGCTGGAAGACGCGGTGGGTCCCTACCCCAGAGCGGTCGCCCCCGGGCGACGGCGACCAGTCGCCGCCCCCTTCGAGCTCACCACCCCGGGCGGTGTCCCCGAAGTCGCCCCCGGCCTCTTTTACTTCCACCGCCCCGGTCTCGGCTCCAGGCGGGGGGCTGTTCTCCTGGGTGCGGGAACGGGGCCTGGGCCATGGGGGCCGCTGCGTGGAGCCGGCGAGGGACACTTTCCGGGCCATGACGAGGCTCTATGGTGCTATTCAGCCCGCCGATTCTGTGTCCCCCATCACCCGCACCCACGGCGCCGTTTTCAACCTGGAGTACTCCCCTGGCGG ATCAGTGCTAACTGTTGCTTGTGAACAGACAGAAGTCCTGCTGTTTGATCCCATCTCTTCAAAGCACATCAAAACCCTTTCCACTGCTCATGAGGACTGTGTAAATAACATAAG gtTTCTTGATAACAGATTGTTTGCAACTTGCTCTGATGATACTACCGTAGCACTATGGGATCTGAGGAAGCTAGATTCAAAAGTGTGCACTTTACATGGTCACACCAGCTGGGTGAAGAATATTGAATATGATACTAACACAAGATTGCTAGTAACATCGGGATTTGATGGAAATGTCATCATTTGGGATACCAACAG GTGCACAGAAGATGGCTGTCCTCACAAGAAGTTCTTTCACACCCGCTTTCTCATGCGCATGAGATTGACTCCAGACTGCTCCAAAATGCTGATCTCCACTTCTTCTGGatatcttctgatcttgcatgATCTCGACTTGACCAAATCTTTAGAAGTTGTCAGTTATCCCATTCTGAGAGCCAGGAGAACCACATCAAATTCTG ATCTGGCATCCGTCACTTCACCTGGTCCTAGAAGTGCTGAATCACCAGGACACCAAGGAGATTCAGGCCCACGTACTGAGAAACATACAGTACGAGTAACCCAACGAGAAG GTGGTTCTCCACGTAATAGTCTTGAGGTTTTAACCCCAGAGGTTCCTGGTGAGAGGGATCGGGGAAACTGCATTACATCACTGCAGCTCCATCCCAAAGGATGGGCGACACTTCTTCGATGTTCAAGTAACACTGATGATCAGGAG TGGACCTGTGTTTATGAATTCCAAGAAGGAGCACCAGTGCGGCCAGTTTCCCCTCGCTGTTCCCTCAGATTGACTCATTGCATCGAAGAAGCCAATGTAGGCCAGGGCTATATTAAAGAACTCTGTTTCAGCCCAGATGGTCGAATGATCTCCTCCCCACATGGCTATGGAATCCGTTTGTTGGGATTTGACACCCAGTGCAGCGAACTGATTGACTGCTTGCCCAAAGAAGCTGCCCCCTTGCAGGAGATCCGCTCACTCTACTCGCATGGCGATGTGGTTCTGACTACCAAGTTCTCTCCAACACATTGTCAGATTGCCTCTGGGTGCCTTAGTGGTCGTGTTTCTTTATATCAGCCAAAGTTTTAG
- the LOC116505822 gene encoding uncharacterized protein LOC116505822: MIKRFLLSGFLQLHRCSGGSVSFLPLSVSGNLWGRSQSVALNHPKSTEGETTTKEIGRYPIPKKTDLPYDIVELMEEIEVKTGFLPNVFKVMSHRPAEFRAFFAYYNAIMNKETGNLSKADKELIIVATSIVNKCPYCVIAHSALHRIYSKKPTLADQVAVNWQLADLSDREVAILDFALAICRADNITEEHFQKLEARGFDREDAWDIASISAFFAMSNRLAHFIDLHPNPEFYIMGRIPRDKKPSSS, translated from the exons ATGATCAAGCGTTTTCTCCTCTCCGGCTTCCTCCAGCTCCACCGCTGTAGTGGCGGCTCCGTTTCG TTTCTTCCTCTCAGTGTATCAGGAAACTTATGGGGAAGATCCCAAAGTGTAGCACTGAATCATCCAAAAAGTACGGAAGGAGAAACTACTACTAAGGAGATTGGACGCTATCCAATACCCAAGAAGACAGATTTGCCATATGATATAGTGGAGCTCATGGAAGAAATTGAAGTAAAG ACTGGGTTTTTGCCCAACGTGTTTAAGGTTATGTCTCATCGGCCAGCAGAATTTAGGGCATTCTTTGCCTATTACAATGCCATCATGAACAAAGAGACAG GAAACCTAAGCAAGGCTGACAAAGAACTCATTATTGTGGCTACCAGTATTGTCAACAAGTGTCCCTATTGTGTAATTGCACATAGTGCCTTACATCGTATCTACTCCAAGAAACCAACTTTGGCAGATCAG gtgGCTGTGAATTGGCAACTGGCTGATCTAAGTGACCGGGAAGTGGCCATCCTTGACTTTGCCCTTGCTATCTGCAGAGCAGATAACATAACGGAAGAGCACTTTCAGAAGCTGGAGGCACGCGGATTTGATCGAGAAGATGCCTGGGACATAGCCTCCATTTCAGCTTTTTTTGCCATGTCAAATCGCTTAGCTCACTTCATAGATCTGCATCCCAATCCAGAATTCTATATCATGGGAAGAATACCAAGGGACAAAAAACCCAGTTCCTCCTAA